From the genome of Deltaproteobacteria bacterium, one region includes:
- the leuA gene encoding 2-isopropylmalate synthase — MFNVSKYKPLPVISFTERTWPNKTITKAPIWCSVDLRDGNQALIEPMGQERKLRFFETLVRIGFKEIEVGFPSASQTDFDFVRLLIEQERIPKDVTIQVLTQARKHLIDRTFESLKGAPRAVVHLYNSTSPAQRKFVFNKGRKDILDIAIGGTRMVQQGAQTIPDTEIILEYSPESFSATELDFAAEVSNAVIDIWQPTAERKMILNLPATVESASPNVYADQIEWMNGHINKRDAVIVSVHTHNDRGCAVAAAELAMMAGAKRVEGTLFGNGERTGNADIVTIAMNMYVQGIDPKLDLSDMSSLVEVFENCNLMSVPPRHPYAGELVFTAFSGSHQDAIRKGINARSKDPNEVWQVPYLPLDPADIGRQYEPIIRINSQSGKGGIGFVLEHNYGYRVPKGLAIAFSQVVQNITDQTGKELELSAIFELFDREYIQQNGKWSLISYTVEHIMSNSNSSKISANESDTLCHIKAEISTIDNIVKINGTGTGPLDAFMHALHHGLDQKVGIVDYSEHALGDGADAEAVAYVELSFADKQKQFGVGRDRDIVNASLQAVVSALNRY; from the coding sequence ATGTTTAACGTTAGTAAGTACAAACCATTACCAGTTATTAGCTTTACTGAGCGTACTTGGCCTAATAAAACCATTACTAAAGCCCCAATTTGGTGTAGCGTCGATTTGCGTGATGGTAATCAAGCGCTTATCGAACCAATGGGCCAAGAGCGTAAACTTCGCTTTTTTGAAACCTTGGTACGTATTGGTTTTAAAGAAATTGAAGTTGGTTTTCCGTCAGCTTCGCAAACCGATTTTGATTTCGTTCGTCTTTTAATAGAACAAGAGCGCATTCCTAAAGATGTAACTATTCAAGTATTAACCCAAGCACGAAAGCACCTTATCGATCGTACTTTCGAATCTTTAAAAGGTGCACCTCGTGCAGTTGTACATTTGTATAATTCAACTTCGCCGGCACAACGCAAATTTGTTTTTAATAAAGGACGTAAAGATATTCTTGATATTGCTATAGGCGGTACCCGCATGGTGCAACAGGGTGCTCAAACAATACCAGATACTGAAATAATTCTTGAGTATTCACCTGAAAGTTTTAGCGCTACCGAACTCGACTTTGCTGCTGAAGTTAGCAATGCTGTTATCGATATCTGGCAACCAACAGCAGAACGTAAAATGATTCTTAACCTTCCAGCAACCGTTGAGAGTGCCAGTCCCAATGTTTATGCCGACCAAATCGAATGGATGAATGGTCATATTAATAAACGTGACGCGGTTATTGTTAGTGTTCACACTCATAATGATCGTGGTTGTGCAGTTGCTGCTGCTGAGTTAGCAATGATGGCTGGCGCAAAAAGAGTTGAAGGAACTCTTTTTGGCAATGGAGAGCGTACTGGCAACGCTGATATCGTGACCATCGCCATGAATATGTATGTGCAAGGTATTGACCCCAAACTTGATTTGTCAGACATGTCATCACTTGTAGAGGTATTTGAAAACTGTAATCTTATGAGTGTACCACCTCGACACCCTTATGCTGGTGAATTAGTTTTCACTGCCTTTAGCGGCTCTCATCAAGATGCTATTCGTAAAGGTATTAATGCACGCAGCAAGGACCCTAATGAAGTATGGCAAGTGCCCTATTTACCTCTTGACCCTGCTGATATTGGCCGACAGTATGAACCAATTATTCGTATTAATAGCCAGTCCGGTAAAGGTGGTATTGGTTTTGTGCTTGAGCATAATTATGGTTATCGTGTACCCAAAGGTTTAGCTATTGCATTCAGTCAAGTTGTACAAAATATTACTGACCAGACCGGCAAAGAATTAGAACTAAGTGCAATTTTTGAATTGTTTGATCGCGAATATATCCAGCAAAATGGCAAATGGTCTTTAATTTCTTATACAGTTGAACATATTATGAGCAATTCTAATTCTTCAAAAATTTCGGCAAACGAGTCGGATACTCTCTGCCACATTAAAGCTGAGATTTCTACTATAGATAATATTGTTAAGATTAATGGCACCGGTACTGGTCCGTTAGATGCTTTTATGCACGCCTTGCATCATGGTTTAGATCAAAAAGTTGGCATTGTTGATTATAGCGAACATGCTCTTGGTGATGGCGCTGATGCCGAGGCCGTAGCCTACGTTGAGTTAAGTTTCGCCGATAAACAAAAGCAATTTGGTGTTGGCCGTGACCGCGATATTGTTAACGCTTCTTTGCAAGCGGTAGTTAGTGCGTTAAATCGTTACTAA
- a CDS encoding CotH kinase family protein, translated as MALSVFLPISFIAGCEVFKEEISEPPNVWPTVQLTGTENDIIFKQGQILEYRVTIDPIDIEDIEEHGILEEWHNASLRITGGEIGELDLGEVGFRHKGAYGSLVMCFGPPKDLDGDPEVTTREEMLTQRRLYDGRCNKLSYKFKFAKDRRLFGLKKLNLHTSNTDPTRLREMLAYSLYNDFGVDAPRTAPVRLYINNKFMGLMIAVESIDDRYFKDHLPENDDGNLYKEIWPSTQWVDHDFDPTEFFLEGVEENQQDPADISDFLAFTEAVVATNKQSFLQDMATWVDIDNILHYMAVDRAAKNWDGVTAWYTSGPEPEAISVTPHNFYWYHDLSENGIFHFVPWDLDNTFHEYDPYMDPHGYGAQTAIPDWNVKPRNCDVKTRVWEDSWVVPPGCDKFLNLLAATSWPQFIEIGKKLLNGPLQRKNMLTKIEAWSWLIEPTIKEDPYIEYSDWKNAYYDFKNRQLANIRNDFVRYLKKEYTEQ; from the coding sequence ATGGCTCTATCTGTATTTCTACCAATAAGTTTTATTGCAGGATGTGAAGTTTTTAAAGAAGAAATTTCTGAGCCGCCAAATGTTTGGCCAACAGTACAATTAACAGGTACTGAAAATGATATAATTTTTAAGCAAGGCCAAATCCTTGAATATCGTGTTACTATTGATCCGATAGATATTGAGGATATTGAAGAGCACGGTATTTTAGAAGAATGGCATAATGCAAGTTTACGTATTACTGGTGGTGAAATCGGCGAACTCGATTTAGGTGAAGTTGGCTTTCGACACAAAGGAGCCTATGGTTCTTTAGTAATGTGTTTTGGTCCACCAAAAGATCTTGATGGTGATCCAGAAGTAACTACTCGGGAAGAAATGTTAACCCAGAGGCGTCTCTATGATGGGCGCTGTAATAAACTCTCTTATAAATTCAAATTTGCAAAAGACCGGCGTTTGTTTGGCTTAAAAAAACTCAATCTGCATACGAGCAACACCGACCCCACTAGATTGCGGGAAATGTTGGCATATAGTCTTTATAATGATTTTGGTGTGGATGCACCACGTACAGCACCGGTTCGATTATATATAAATAACAAGTTTATGGGATTAATGATTGCTGTTGAAAGTATTGATGATAGATATTTTAAAGACCATTTACCAGAAAATGATGATGGTAATCTATACAAAGAAATTTGGCCTAGTACACAGTGGGTAGACCATGATTTTGATCCAACCGAATTTTTCTTAGAAGGGGTTGAAGAGAATCAACAAGATCCTGCCGATATTAGTGATTTTTTGGCATTTACCGAAGCAGTTGTTGCTACTAACAAGCAATCATTTTTACAGGATATGGCAACCTGGGTAGATATTGATAATATTTTACATTATATGGCTGTTGATCGTGCTGCTAAAAATTGGGATGGGGTCACTGCTTGGTATACTTCGGGTCCAGAACCAGAAGCTATTTCAGTAACACCGCATAATTTTTATTGGTATCACGACCTTAGTGAAAATGGTATTTTTCATTTTGTCCCATGGGATTTAGATAATACTTTTCACGAATATGATCCGTATATGGATCCTCATGGTTATGGTGCGCAAACAGCAATACCTGACTGGAATGTTAAACCACGCAATTGTGATGTAAAAACTAGAGTTTGGGAAGATTCATGGGTGGTACCGCCTGGTTGTGATAAGTTTTTAAACTTATTGGCGGCTACTAGCTGGCCGCAATTTATTGAAATTGGTAAAAAACTGCTTAACGGCCCCTTGCAGCGTAAAAATATGCTTACAAAGATAGAAGCATGGTCATGGTTAATTGAACCAACAATCAAAGAAGATCCATATATAGAATATAGTGATTGGAAAAACGCATATTATGATTTTAAAAATAGACAACTTGCAAATATTCGCAATGATTTTGTAAGATATCTGAAAAAAGAATATACTGAGCAATGA
- a CDS encoding sigma-54-dependent Fis family transcriptional regulator: MNKILVVDDEEGIRSFIAAALASKELRITTAKDGQEAAELLDRQSFHLVITDLKMPRLDGMALLQKIRKETPETEVIVLTAFGTIETAVAAMRLGALDYLAKPISSPDELRLLVQRALETRSLRTERDRHKRNQQENSPANFVARDPTMLAIQSQIDKVANTDAIILLSGESGTGKEITARAIHAASKRNAGPFVAVNCAAITESLLESEIFGHEKGAFTGATDTRRGRFELADGGTLFLDEVGELAPKLQAKLLRVLEEQTFERVGGTRAISVDTRVIAATNRNLMHEVEQQHFRLDLYHRLAVFPITLPPLRDRQLDIIPIALHLLSRIAIELGRPQLTLSKTAQQAIQKHNWPGNIRELKNVLERASIIADHDEIISKDLSNLTNTTTEPSLKNKLGPRPLREVEREAIIKALDATDGHRKQAAELLGIGLRTLYDKIKEYKL; encoded by the coding sequence ATGAATAAAATACTGGTTGTAGACGACGAAGAAGGTATTCGTAGTTTTATTGCTGCGGCCCTAGCCAGTAAAGAACTACGCATTACTACCGCTAAAGACGGTCAAGAAGCTGCCGAGTTACTCGACCGCCAAAGTTTTCATTTGGTTATTACTGATTTAAAAATGCCAAGGCTAGATGGTATGGCATTATTACAAAAAATACGCAAAGAAACCCCAGAAACTGAAGTTATTGTTTTAACTGCCTTTGGCACTATAGAAACAGCGGTGGCTGCAATGCGTCTGGGGGCACTTGATTATCTGGCTAAGCCCATTAGTAGCCCAGATGAATTACGGCTGTTGGTGCAACGTGCTCTTGAAACTCGTTCGCTGCGCACTGAGCGAGATAGACATAAACGCAATCAACAAGAAAACAGCCCGGCTAATTTTGTGGCTCGTGATCCAACCATGCTTGCAATACAATCACAAATTGACAAAGTTGCTAATACCGATGCTATTATTTTACTTTCAGGTGAAAGTGGTACCGGTAAAGAAATTACTGCTCGTGCTATTCATGCCGCTAGCAAACGCAATGCGGGACCGTTTGTTGCGGTAAATTGTGCGGCAATTACTGAGTCATTACTTGAAAGCGAAATCTTCGGTCATGAAAAAGGTGCCTTTACTGGCGCCACTGATACACGTCGTGGGCGTTTTGAGTTAGCTGATGGCGGTACATTATTCTTAGATGAAGTTGGTGAATTAGCACCAAAATTACAAGCAAAATTGTTACGGGTATTAGAAGAGCAAACTTTTGAACGGGTTGGCGGCACTCGCGCCATAAGTGTAGATACACGTGTAATTGCTGCAACTAATCGCAACCTTATGCATGAAGTTGAACAACAGCATTTTCGTCTTGATTTATATCACCGACTTGCAGTGTTCCCGATAACGCTGCCGCCATTACGTGACCGCCAGCTTGATATAATTCCAATTGCTTTACATTTGCTAAGTAGAATTGCAATAGAACTTGGTCGACCACAATTAACTCTTAGTAAAACAGCGCAACAAGCTATACAAAAACACAATTGGCCAGGTAATATTCGTGAGCTAAAAAATGTGCTCGAACGCGCCAGCATTATTGCTGATCACGATGAAATCATAAGCAAAGATTTATCTAATCTAACAAATACCACGACAGAACCTTCTTTAAAAAATAAGCTAGGGCCTCGCCCACTGCGTGAAGTAGAGCGTGAAGCGATTATAAAAGCTTTAGACGCCACTGATGGTCATCGCAAACAAGCAGCCGAATTGTTGGGTATTGGCTTACGTACTCTTTATGACAAAATTAAAGAATATAAGTTATAA
- a CDS encoding HAMP domain-containing histidine kinase yields MASCINYHSTYQTSATLIRARSIDLAMTIHHSLNFMPDNNRTSLNERVSDLLDNGIRYIALLNDKGSIIVSAGTTANPFTIANLPIAHHRPPMPYIKWNNSGDTVQVISALPRRGFRHRMMLNRWLANNAPAYLLFELTPETALAMQTRALITLIVSCAAALLLAAIALLSWRKNRQAEGLAIALSQDQHLKTLGQMSAVLSHELRNPLTALKGHAQLLLESLTNEHKGYLGAKQIVHEAKRLEELANQILDFARLGTINLAEANPEKIARAAIEAVNHNNIQLTVAKDLPSWQLDCSRIEQVMVNLIRNATQASPSNSAIEIYITHKTDYLIFSVRDHGPGINSEVANHIFDPFYTGKIQGTGLGLAIAKQIVTAHGGQIKGMNHPQGGAIFRVILPKLDELQANE; encoded by the coding sequence GTGGCGAGTTGTATTAACTACCATAGTACTTATCAAACTTCTGCAACTTTGATCCGTGCACGCAGTATCGACTTAGCTATGACGATTCATCATAGTTTAAATTTCATGCCTGATAATAATCGAACATCTTTAAATGAACGGGTAAGTGATTTACTTGATAATGGCATTCGCTACATAGCTCTGCTTAATGACAAGGGGTCAATAATTGTTTCAGCTGGCACTACCGCAAATCCATTTACAATTGCTAATTTACCAATCGCACACCATAGACCCCCAATGCCATATATTAAATGGAATAATTCTGGTGATACTGTGCAAGTAATATCCGCTTTGCCTCGTCGTGGGTTTCGTCATCGCATGATGTTAAATCGCTGGCTAGCAAATAATGCCCCGGCCTATTTACTCTTTGAGCTTACGCCAGAAACAGCTCTTGCAATGCAGACACGCGCATTGATCACTTTAATTGTTAGCTGTGCTGCAGCGTTGCTATTGGCAGCAATAGCGCTACTTTCTTGGAGAAAAAATCGTCAGGCCGAAGGGTTGGCAATAGCTTTATCACAAGATCAACACTTAAAAACTCTGGGGCAAATGTCTGCAGTATTGTCACACGAATTACGTAACCCATTAACCGCACTTAAAGGTCATGCGCAATTATTACTCGAGAGTTTAACAAACGAACATAAAGGTTACCTTGGTGCCAAACAGATAGTACACGAGGCAAAACGCTTAGAAGAATTGGCCAATCAAATATTAGACTTCGCCCGCTTAGGTACAATTAATCTTGCAGAGGCAAATCCCGAAAAAATAGCCCGTGCTGCCATAGAAGCAGTAAATCATAACAACATCCAATTAACCGTTGCCAAAGATCTGCCAAGTTGGCAACTTGATTGTTCGCGCATTGAACAAGTAATGGTTAATCTCATAAGAAACGCCACTCAGGCTTCTCCATCTAACTCAGCTATTGAAATTTATATCACACATAAAACCGATTATCTTATTTTCAGTGTAAGAGACCATGGCCCCGGCATTAACTCTGAAGTCGCCAATCATATCTTCGATCCATTTTACACCGGAAAAATCCAAGGTACGGGTTTAGGTTTAGCAATAGCCAAACAAATAGTTACTGCACATGGTGGTCAAATAAAAGGCATGAACCATCCACAAGGCGGCGCAATCTTTCGCGTTATTTTGCCCAAACTAGATGAGTTACAAGCTAATGAATAA
- a CDS encoding Spy/CpxP family protein refolding chaperone, whose protein sequence is MKRQLAVMLISAVTLLSSSDVLARGGGRHGFGPGPHMGGPGCGAGFGGPGIGLFMGLGPRVISALGLNEDQQKQIEALRAPLVTEMNTVREQMQTKHNELITLWQAVTPDRNAILAKTSEINTLREQIHTAHIDFRLAVLKLLSNEQREKLNTFVGKIGKRGKGLRGNYPFANRGGPNNQPGNVGPCPYANETYGEF, encoded by the coding sequence ATGAAAAGGCAATTAGCAGTGATGTTAATCAGCGCAGTCACCTTATTAAGTAGCAGTGATGTTTTAGCACGTGGCGGTGGGCGTCACGGTTTTGGCCCTGGTCCTCATATGGGTGGACCAGGTTGTGGCGCAGGCTTTGGTGGCCCGGGGATAGGTTTGTTCATGGGTTTAGGTCCAAGAGTAATTAGCGCTCTCGGGTTAAATGAAGACCAACAAAAACAAATCGAAGCTTTGCGAGCACCTCTAGTTACTGAAATGAACACGGTCAGAGAACAGATGCAAACTAAGCACAACGAATTAATTACGCTTTGGCAAGCCGTTACTCCTGATCGCAACGCTATTTTGGCTAAAACTTCAGAAATTAATACGTTGCGTGAACAAATACATACAGCACATATCGACTTTCGTCTTGCGGTGCTAAAACTACTTTCAAACGAACAACGTGAAAAATTAAATACGTTTGTTGGTAAAATTGGTAAACGCGGTAAAGGCTTACGCGGCAATTACCCGTTTGCAAACCGAGGTGGGCCAAATAATCAACCTGGTAATGTTGGTCCATGTCCATATGCAAATGAGACCTATGGTGAGTTTTAA
- a CDS encoding sigma-70 family RNA polymerase sigma factor, producing MNKVLHKEKTSGCIHKENHDALSQPVLDITALYKQYSAFIARIIRQFTGEGPHVEDILQATFICAFKKMHTFEGRSSVQTWLYSIAANLCKRHHRSNFRFLQFRKKLVSTIKTIDTISANSDNPARNLQNKEMVQTVFAILDKMPFKLREVFILFEFEQYSGEEIANLVNVPPATIRTRLFHAHKLFKNLFDKEMKRL from the coding sequence ATGAATAAAGTTCTTCATAAGGAGAAAACATCAGGATGTATTCATAAGGAAAACCATGATGCCTTATCACAACCAGTTTTGGATATTACTGCATTATATAAACAATATTCAGCTTTTATCGCTCGTATCATTCGGCAATTCACCGGCGAAGGCCCCCATGTTGAAGATATCTTACAAGCAACCTTTATTTGCGCCTTTAAAAAAATGCATACCTTTGAGGGCCGCTCTTCGGTGCAAACCTGGTTATACTCAATTGCCGCCAATTTATGTAAACGCCACCATAGAAGCAATTTTCGCTTTTTACAGTTTCGTAAAAAATTGGTTAGCACTATCAAAACTATTGATACTATTTCAGCAAATAGCGATAACCCTGCGCGTAATTTACAAAATAAAGAAATGGTGCAAACCGTTTTTGCAATTTTGGATAAAATGCCATTTAAACTACGCGAAGTATTTATTTTATTCGAATTTGAGCAATACAGTGGTGAAGAGATCGCCAATCTTGTTAACGTACCACCGGCGACTATTCGCACCCGTTTGTTTCATGCACATAAATTATTTAAAAATCTATTTGATAAAGAGATGAAGAGGCTATAA